A region of Helicoverpa zea isolate HzStark_Cry1AcR chromosome 16, ilHelZeax1.1, whole genome shotgun sequence DNA encodes the following proteins:
- the LOC124637739 gene encoding differentially expressed in FDCP 6-like, producing the protein MSTLLKNVTNCIWHAFDSLQNKDLVHKSKLKVLTANIGTLLDLYGVEKGLDHFKSSQELTFDEFRYYLQHEVFSSLPKTTTLPIVREYEKKISEVCWLVCRKSLLGRDKSVFSDDSVFKLFRIFCLLGDLVQDADDANHYVVVLQPSEAGLVAEQLVHCLGVRWDTADWEALGSSIGHFKWAAFLAVLEAKYCGDQQLHSEALVEAVDEIYDVFIEDIIKKGYLFKRGYLLPTMREYWCVLQPCALTYYKSSSQKEQCGRVVIDEYCSVEAAAGEGKIQRFQLITPDRTFEFGTQDHKSRLQWISALRQAAAVSGGVEGYQRRARAIRRGAGARREREVRETRARLQHEVKARLAAEAQAQELVELAQQDNKKLEELKHAQVELEKLLQEETQAKRDEEIVRALQARVLAEEWERREELERLQEEQNKMLEEERLKRQQFEMLQAQKETQYKEAEKRLKELEEEKQRLDAELKAAQDKISKTELTANALQVQLRDLNPVLRNGERARRALSFIPTTKSSSDTLIDVRAIRHLKILDDEEKL; encoded by the exons ATGTCTACGTTGCTGAAGAACGTTACCAATTGCATTTGGCATGCTTTCGACTCTTTGCAAAATAAAGATTTGGTGCACAAGTCCAAGTTAAAG GTGCTGACAGCTAATATAGGAACTCTTCTAGACCTGTATGGAGTAGAGAAGGGGCTGGACCACTTCAAGTCCTCACAGGAGCTGACCTTCGATGAATTCCGCTACTATCTGCAGCATGAGGTGTTTAGCTCGCTGCCGAAGACTACCACGCTGCCAATTGTTAGGGAATATGAGAAGAAGATTAGTGAG GTGTGCTGGCTAGTTTGCCGCAAGAGTCTACTTGGTCGAGATAAGAGCGTGTTCAGTGATGACTCCGTGTTCAAACTCTTCAGGATCTTCTGCTTGCTGGGAGACCTCGTGCAGGATGCTGATGACGCCAATCATTATGTC GTGGTGCTCCAACCTTCAGAAGCTGGTCTAGTGGCCGAGCAACTAGTCCACTGCCTCGGGGTCCGCTGGGATACTGCTGACTGGGAAGCCCTGGGCTCCTCCATAGGCCACTTCAAGTGGGCCGCATTCCTCGCCGTGTTAGAAGCTAAATATTGCGGAGACCAGCAACTACATTCAGAGGCTCTAGTCGAAGCCGTCGATGAAATCTACGATGTCTTTATtgaagatattattaaaaag GGTTATCTCTTCAAGCGAGGCTACCTCCTACCAACCATGCGGGAGTACTGGTGTGTGCTACAGCCATGTGCCCTCACCTACTACAAGAGCTCGTCGCAGAAGGAACAATGCGGTCGTGTCGTCATTGACGAGTACTGCTCCGTGGAGGCAGCTGCGGGGGAAGGCAAGATTCAGCGGTTCCAGCTCATCACGCCTGATAGAACTTTCGAGTTCGGCACTCAGGATCACAA GAGTCGTCTACAATGGATATCAGCATTACGTCAGGCAGCAGCCGTATCAGGCGGTGTAGAAGGCTACCAGCGTCGCGCTCGAGCCATCAGACGCGGCGCCGGAGCACGACGCGAGAGGGAAGTTCGCGAGACCAGGGCACGACTGCAGCATGAGGTCAAAGCGAGGCTCGCTGCAGAAGCACAAGCACAG GAATTGGTGGAATTAGCGCAACAAGATAACAAAAAACTAGAAGAATTGAAACACGCACAAGTTGAACTAGAGAAACTATTACAAGAGGAAACACAAGCTAAGAGGGATGAAGAAATTGTTAGAGCATTACAAGCTAG GGTGTTAGCCGAAGAATGGGAGAGGCGAGAAGAATTGGAAAGACTTCAGGAAGAGCAGAACAAAATGCTTGAGGAGGAGAGATTAAAACGACAACAATTTGAAATGTTGCAGGCTCAAAAAGAAACACAGTATAAAG AAGCAGAAAAACGTCTAAAAGAACTAGAAGAAGAGAAACAACGGCTGGACGCTGAACTCAAAGCAGCTCAAGATAAAATCTCCAAGACTGAACTCACAGCTAATGCGTTGCAAGTACAACTAAGA GATCTGAACCCAGTACTCCGCAACGGCGAACGAGCACGACGGGCGCTATCCTTCATCCCAACCACCAAGAGTTCTTCCGACACCCTCATCGACGTACGAGCCATACGGCATCTGAAGATCCTCGATGATGAAGAGAAATTATGA